A region from the Triticum aestivum cultivar Chinese Spring chromosome 3D, IWGSC CS RefSeq v2.1, whole genome shotgun sequence genome encodes:
- the LOC123074632 gene encoding uncharacterized protein — translation MASKDHGGGAPRKDGSDDDCGCGSWTIALLLYTSFWLVMKYLPPMDSLPGIRELDGSPPCNDDKPTTCSVELAGARGLDPALAPGATSPAFDLVVHVDNGHVYELCHGGGDVVISYAGVPLARGRTPSFRLAAKDTGRWPVNVTGAGLGIPADLSRLMTAERRWGVAQLEIDMGLAWQSFTCDVLVGGQPGASACRLA, via the coding sequence ATGGCATCCAAGGACCATGGAGGCGGCGCTCCTCGGAAAGACGGATCTGACGACGACTGCGGCTGCGGGTCCTGGACGATAGCTCTGCTCCTGTACACGTCCTTCTGGCTGGTCATGAAGTACCTGCCGCCGATGGATTCCTTGCCCGGGATTCGAGAGCTCGACGGCTCGCCGCCATGCAACGACGACAAGCCGACCACGTGCTCCGTGGAGCTAGCCGGCGCCAGGGGGCTCGACCCGGCGCTGGCTCCGGGCGCGACCTCGCCGGCCTTCGACCTCGTCGTGCACGTTGACAATGGCCATGTCTACGAGCTGTGCCATGGCGGCGGCGACGTCGTCATCTCCTACGCGGGCGTACCCCTCGCGCGCGGGCGCACGCCGAGCTTCCGGCTGGCGGCCAAGGACACGGGGCGGTGGCCGGTGAACGTAACGGGCGCGGGGCTGGGGATCCCGGCGGATTTGTCTCGCCTCATGACGGCGGAGCGGAGATGGGGGGTGGCGCAGCTGGAGATCGACATGGGCCTGGCCTGGCAGTCCTTCACGTGCGACGTTTTGGTCGGCGGACAACCCGGCGCATCAGCGTGCAGGCTAGCTTAG